A region of the Desulfobaccales bacterium genome:
AAAGCCTCATAAACTTAAGCGCCAACTGCGTGTGTCGCGGCTTCAGATCCTTTAATGCGCAGAACCTCACGAAGATTCTGGAAAAATTCCCTGAAACGCGCCGAGTTTGTCCATTGCTGGTGTTTAACCTAATGAATCCTGACCAATGAGCCAACGTTGGAGTATTTGATGCGTTTTCCATGTAAAACCTTTCTGGCTTTAGCATTCACCTGCACTGTAATCGCGTTCCCTCTCTATGTGGCTGCCGCGCAACCATCCGATTACCGGGCCCTCAGCCTGGATGACTGCCTGGTCCTGGCCCGGCAATATAATCCGGTCCTGGCCGCCAGCCAGGAGAAGATCCAGGAGTTGGTGGCGGATTACCAGGCGGCCCGCTCCACGTTTTTTCCCCGCCTGGTATTAACCTCCTTCTATACCAGGCAACCTCCCAACCGCTTTGCCCCGGGCGGTTCAACCCCGGTTGAGCTGTTCAAGCGAGAAGGCTTTACGGGCGTTTATGGCAAGCAGTTAGTCTTTGACGGGTTGAAAACCTATTACAATTCCCAGGCCGCCAAGACCGGCACCCAGGCGCAAAAGCAGGAAGTCCAACGGACTTCCGACGAACTGGCCTTTACGGTGGCCCAGGCCTTCTACCAGTTGATCGAGGCCAAAGAGAATCTGCACGTGGCCCAAGATGCCCTGCAACAGCGCCAGGAGTTCGGCAAGTTGACCGGAGCTTTTTACCAGGCCGGGAAGGTTACCAACCTGGATCACGTGCGCGCCCAATCCCAGGTATCCGAGGCCGAGCAGGCGGTCGTGGAAGCCCAAAACGCGGTGCGCCTGGCCAAAGAAATCCTGGCCCGCACCCTGGGGCTGAAAGAGCAGGTCCAGGTGGATATTAAAGGAAGGCTCGCGCATGAATATACTGCTGCGGGGAACTTAGACTCTTTGTGGCAAGAGGTGCTCAAGCGGAATCCGGAAATCAAAAAATTAGATTTGGATATTGCCCAGAGCCAGACTTTGATCAAAGCGGCCCGGGGTGGCTATTTCCCGGAAGTCAGTCTGCAGGCCGGGAGCGATGTGCGCCATCGGGACCTGGGCGGCACCAAGCCGGAATGGATCGGGGGCGTCTTTATGGAGT
Encoded here:
- a CDS encoding TolC family protein, which translates into the protein MRFPCKTFLALAFTCTVIAFPLYVAAAQPSDYRALSLDDCLVLARQYNPVLAASQEKIQELVADYQAARSTFFPRLVLTSFYTRQPPNRFAPGGSTPVELFKREGFTGVYGKQLVFDGLKTYYNSQAAKTGTQAQKQEVQRTSDELAFTVAQAFYQLIEAKENLHVAQDALQQRQEFGKLTGAFYQAGKVTNLDHVRAQSQVSEAEQAVVEAQNAVRLAKEILARTLGLKEQVQVDIKGRLAHEYTAAGNLDSLWQEVLKRNPEIKKLDLDIAQSQTLIKAARGGYFPEVSLQAGSDVRHRDLGGTKPEWIGGVFMEFPFFEGGLTKAQVAKAASQYRQLLEKKRDRLNGIKVDLTTAWKDQENARQGVVTIKQTVATNQEAYDSSQALYRHGKAIGLDVLQAQVDLTGSRFQLIRYAVAYEIGKARVEQIKGAGPFEPERQNHAGVK